TGAGTCCCGTAATGACCTCAGCATCGGTATCAAGTTTTTGGGGTTGAGGAGTGAGCTGATCATCTAGTCTGACACCACCCCCTTCTAACTGTGACTCCTCTTCGTAAtcgtcatcttcaattgCGTTGTCATAGTATTCCTGATCTTGGCCTTCTCCTTCTAATAGCATACTTCTCCCCAGACCATCATCCCCCTCTATTGACTCCATCAACAGACTTTCATCCAGACCTTCCTCGTAGTAATTGTCCTCGTCTAAAGACTCGCGAGAGATATAACTGTCACCCAACTGTTCGTtatcttcctcgtcatcctcgtcatcctcctcttcctcttctctctcctcaagATCTTTTTCATCACTCTCAGACCCACTGAAATCGTCAAGCTCAAGGACAGGTTCTCGCCAATATGTGAAGTCAGTGTATTCTTCACCTCCGCTGGTGATGAGGGTGTTGACCGGTGGGAAGTAATGATCCACAACCTCTCGCATATTCACATAGCTGTATCGTAATTTGTTGAGACTGAGCAAATCTAACGATACTTCTGCGTAACTGTTGATAGTGAAAATGCGGTTGCTTGGAATACTGACCGAGCGGTATGACAGTGCATCAGTGAGTCTGTTACCGAAACCTGCATAGAATGGTGTGCGATTAGGGCCGAAcaagtttttgatatctcgTAGACAAGCCATTTTAAAGACTTCTGGCTTTCTGATATAAACTTCTCGTCTCAAAGCTGCGAGCGTTCTATCAGGACTCAAGATGGTTGGGCCCTTCGGTAAGCGATAATCCTCCTGTACCACACCGTTGAGGTAGGCTCTGGTCGTATCCGCCTGACCGACCGATCGAGAGGTCAAATACATGATGTTGTAACCATTGTTAATGATCTCCGTGTAGAGTTTGGCAACTCCAATATGAGTCCAATCTCTTCCGATATAATTCAAAACATGGCCCAAAGCATCTGACTTTGTGATGGTtccatcaatatcagaaATTACAATAGGAACATCATATCTCCAGAGATACATATTTGCCTGACAAGTTGCTCGGTTGACAGTAAAGCTCACAGGATTTGGGCCGGACTTGAGGCCGAGAGCTTTTAATTGATCGCTAGTCAACCGCAAAGTTTTGGCATAGTTTCGATTTGGATCACCAGCAGTTCCAGTGGGTGTCTTGGGTGGTGTTTGCATTCCCAATGACTCAGAGTCGGCGCGTCGGTGAGTTGGAACGATCGGTGGGTGAAGGATATCACTATCTGTTTCGCTACTGTATCCTAAATCCGAAGAAGTATCGGTCGTCAATCCAGACGCATTAATGCCTGCCATTGCCGCCCTCTGACTTGCAGCTTCTTTTGCCTCTTCACTGCTGTATATCCAAAGGTTTCCGTTCTCATCGGCACCAATGAGAGCACCAATATCATAATTGCCTTCCAATTCTTCTGACAAAACCTTTCGCGCAATAACCTCTGCCCGAAGAGCATCATCGTCACTACTTTTGTAGCCCGTCATATCCAACATCAAGTCACCGGTTTCGGTGACCTGACTTGGTATGTTTGAGGCTTGAAGACGATTCGACAATGCCATCGCCCTTTCTATTGCTTCGCGTGTTGGCAGAGGTGGAGGGCTGTGCGATCTTTCAGTGAAAACATCCGATTGTCCATCGACAGCTGCAACAGTGGGTGTCATGGACCGTGTTTGCCTATCTCGTTCCGTCAAATCGCTAATGTTCGTGCGAGCCGAAGATGACAAGAATTCGTCTGTATGGCTCCGTTGAACGCCCGAACAATCTCCAGAGAGCTCTGAAGATATCGATGGTGGTGTCAAAGCACCTATTCTAGTCAGTaaagaagatttggagataATCTTGGCAGCTTACTGAGATTACTTTGCCTCCTAGGATATGGGCCTCCCGCAGATTTTGTAAAACTGTCTGATCTTAGACTTTTATGGCCCATATCTAATGCTAGGAAGTCAGGTTCCGACAGACTTGCCGGGTGCGCACCCGACGCTGGCAATGGCGGACTGGAAACTGGCGAAACCAGAGGTGACGTCTGCATAGCTTCTGGAATATTATCACTGGTCTCGAACACGAAGAATGcctctcccccttctcccAACTTCATGGCATAATCTTGTTTGACATCGTTGACTCTAAATTCGACCTTCTTCTCGTATGGCCGAAGGAGAGAGAACTTCCCGAAGCGAACGTGAAATGGTGAACATGCCAATGACCCATCTTCCTGCTCAACGACTATAACATCGATTGCTCCGCTGAGCGTTGCTGGATTTATCGAATTCCAGGTTTTCGAAACGGAACCGCTGATACTTCGCACGTACTGCATTGTCGATTTATTGTTgcaaaagaaatggatgtTTGTTGGGGATGTGGTGTAGTACGGAGGCGGATTTCACCAACGCAGATTTGCAAATGCGCCCCGATTCGTGAAGTGTTGAGAAGTTAATAGCGGAACTTGTAAGAATTATATGTCGATTAGGTCATGCGTATATTCCCTTAAACTTTGCGACTGATCAAGTGGGGTTAATCCTAGATGAATGTTTGTTGAATGGACGATGGCGAAGGTATATTATGTAAAAAGGTGCGTAGAGTGAGATGGTGGAATGAAACTTTTGGCTTGGAAGCAAGCAGGTGGTAGTATTGTTCTATTGTATTATACCTAGGAAAAGCTTCTACAGAGGGCGAGGTGAGGTCAGACTCTGTGGGATCAGAAAGGGAGTGAGTTTCGATAACGAGTGAATATAATAGATGTAGATGAAATGAAGGATGTGAAGACACGGAAGCAATACAGAATctgatataatattatattgcgCAGTTGTATTTCAGTCGGGACGGGAACCGAGCGAGGAAAggggagggaaagggaaaagtgTTGATGTgaatgttgatgttgagggTGATAATATGAAGggttgggaatgggaatgcgACCAAAAGTAATAGGTGACGACACGGAGAAAATGGATCAAGCTCAAATAGGATGGAAATCCGGTGAAACCCCTGCCAataaggagaagagagagttTCCAAAGATTCTAGTCATGCAGGTAAAGATTCGATGCAGCTAATGCCAATG
The Botrytis cinerea B05.10 chromosome 5, complete sequence DNA segment above includes these coding regions:
- the Bcpah1 gene encoding Bcpah1; amino-acid sequence: MQYVRSISGSVSKTWNSINPATLSGAIDVIVVEQEDGSLACSPFHVRFGKFSLLRPYEKKVEFRVNDVKQDYAMKLGEGGEAFFVFETSDNIPEAMQTSPLVSPVSSPPLPASGAHPASLSEPDFLALDMGHKSLRSDSFTKSAGGPYPRRQSNLSALTPPSISSELSGDCSGVQRSHTDEFLSSSARTNISDLTERDRQTRSMTPTVAAVDGQSDVFTERSHSPPPLPTREAIERAMALSNRLQASNIPSQVTETGDLMLDMTGYKSSDDDALRAEVIARKVLSEELEGNYDIGALIGADENGNLWIYSSEEAKEAASQRAAMAGINASGLTTDTSSDLGYSSETDSDILHPPIVPTHRRADSESLGMQTPPKTPTGTAGDPNRNYAKTLRLTSDQLKALGLKSGPNPVSFTVNRATCQANMYLWRYDVPIVISDIDGTITKSDALGHVLNYIGRDWTHIGVAKLYTEIINNGYNIMYLTSRSVGQADTTRAYLNGVVQEDYRLPKGPTILSPDRTLAALRREVYIRKPEVFKMACLRDIKNLFGPNRTPFYAGFGNRLTDALSYRSVSIPSNRIFTINSYAEVSLDLLSLNKLRYSYVNMREVVDHYFPPVNTLITSGGEEYTDFTYWREPVLELDDFSGSESDEKDLEEREEEEEDDEDDEEDNEQLGDSYISRESLDEDNYYEEGLDESLLMESIEGDDGLGRSMLLEGEGQDQEYYDNAIEDDDYEEESQLEGGGVRLDDQLTPQPQKLDTDAEVITGLKNLALKEENSDD